The following proteins come from a genomic window of Actinomarinicola tropica:
- a CDS encoding peptidoglycan D,D-transpeptidase FtsI family protein, translated as MNRQIRRLALGLMLCYVVLFAQLNNVQVFGAERLRDNPDNNREIVANYSRPRGTISTADGVVVARSVEVDTDLLRQREYPEGELFAQVSGFYSFHFGATGVEDSYDEELAGETSDLELRNLSDLFVERDRSGSVVLSIRSDVQQVARDALGEREGSVVALDVETGEVLALWSYPSYDPNLVSAPDLEEAAAARDLYLLDERDPMLGRAYQQRYFPGSTFKIVTSVAGLESGLVTTDSPSYDAVASWTPPLTTRPISNNGDVCGGTLFEILRVSCNSAFAEMGSLTLGPQVLLEGAESVGFNSAPPIDLPVPAVSVFPESFGDALETPGSDTVDPDQPGTIFEDTPSLALSSIGGFDVRASPLHMALITAGIANNGRLPEPHVVREIRDADGALVRTIEPEVWLSGMSPATAATMREAMIGVVESGTGTGARIPGYVVGGKTGTARVTNDPPQSHAWMVAFAGPPGETPQVAVAVVVLAQPGATETGGGRVAAPIARAVLERALQPAPVPEAVDPNAPDGEVPADGTGDDAGAAPQASTAGRRR; from the coding sequence GTGAACCGCCAGATCCGCCGCCTCGCGCTCGGCCTGATGCTCTGCTACGTCGTGCTGTTCGCCCAGCTCAACAACGTGCAGGTGTTCGGCGCCGAGCGGCTGCGGGACAACCCCGACAACAACCGCGAGATCGTCGCCAACTACAGCCGCCCCCGGGGGACGATCTCCACCGCCGACGGCGTCGTCGTCGCCCGATCCGTGGAGGTCGACACCGACCTGCTGCGCCAGCGCGAGTACCCCGAGGGGGAGCTGTTCGCCCAGGTGTCGGGCTTCTACTCCTTCCACTTCGGGGCCACCGGCGTGGAGGACTCCTACGACGAGGAGCTGGCCGGGGAGACGAGCGACCTCGAGCTGCGCAACCTGTCCGACCTGTTCGTGGAGCGCGATCGCTCGGGCAGCGTCGTCCTGTCGATCCGCAGCGACGTCCAGCAGGTCGCCCGCGACGCGCTCGGCGAGCGCGAGGGCTCGGTCGTGGCCCTCGACGTCGAGACCGGCGAGGTGCTCGCTCTCTGGTCGTACCCGTCCTACGACCCGAACCTCGTCAGCGCACCCGACCTCGAGGAGGCTGCGGCGGCCCGCGACCTCTACCTGCTCGACGAGCGGGACCCGATGCTCGGGCGGGCCTACCAGCAGCGCTACTTCCCGGGCTCGACGTTCAAGATCGTCACCTCGGTGGCCGGCCTCGAGAGCGGGCTCGTCACGACCGACAGCCCCTCCTACGACGCGGTGGCGTCGTGGACGCCCCCGCTCACCACCCGCCCGATCTCCAACAACGGCGACGTGTGCGGCGGCACCCTGTTCGAGATCCTGCGGGTCTCCTGCAACAGCGCGTTCGCCGAGATGGGGTCGCTGACGCTCGGCCCGCAGGTGCTCCTCGAGGGCGCCGAGTCCGTCGGCTTCAACTCGGCGCCGCCCATCGACCTGCCCGTGCCCGCGGTGTCGGTGTTCCCCGAGAGCTTCGGCGACGCGCTCGAGACGCCCGGCTCGGACACCGTCGACCCCGACCAGCCGGGCACGATCTTCGAGGACACCCCCTCGCTCGCGCTCTCCTCCATCGGCGGCTTCGACGTGCGGGCCTCCCCGCTGCACATGGCGCTCATCACCGCCGGCATCGCCAACAACGGCCGGCTGCCCGAGCCCCACGTCGTCCGTGAGATCCGCGACGCCGACGGTGCGCTCGTGCGCACGATCGAACCCGAGGTGTGGCTCTCCGGCATGAGCCCGGCCACGGCGGCGACGATGCGCGAGGCGATGATCGGCGTCGTCGAGAGCGGCACCGGCACCGGTGCCCGGATCCCCGGCTACGTCGTCGGCGGCAAGACCGGCACGGCCCGCGTCACGAACGACCCGCCCCAGTCCCACGCCTGGATGGTGGCCTTCGCCGGCCCGCCGGGGGAGACGCCCCAGGTCGCCGTGGCCGTCGTCGTCCTCGCCCAGCCCGGCGCCACCGAGACCGGCGGTGGCCGGGTGGCCGCCCCGATCGCACGCGCCGTGCTCGAACGGGCCCTCCAGCCCGCCCCGGTCCCCGAGGCCGTGGACCCGAACGCTCCCGACGGCGAGGTACCGGCCGACGGGACCGGGGACGACGCCGGCGCCGCGCCCCAGGCGTCGACTGCCGGACGCCGACGCTGA
- a CDS encoding FtsW/RodA/SpoVE family cell cycle protein: MTQVRSLRRRVELGLIVLATIIVASAYGLAGLGATASLPADIMAFLGLVLALLVGAHIAVRRLAPNADGLLLPMAGLLNGIGYVFVARLDPELAAPQTTWMALGVVAFVVTLFVVRRPRDLERYRYTFLLIGIGLLLVPFVPGIGYSNQGATIWARIGPISFQPGEFAKLALTIFFAGYLVERRELLAVSTFRVGPLMLPDPKHLGPLLLAWTGALGIMVFQNELGSSLLLFTVFLVLVWVATERLSYLVLGGLLFAGGAAAAVTQFGHVGRRIEAWLDPWGDPDVTRDSAYQVVQAAYAMAHGGLTGTGIGLGNPGVIPVVTTDMIFAAIGEELGLVGATAVLIAFLLFVGAGLRTAVAAEQPFEKLLATGLSTLIAIQAFIIIGGVIRVLPLTGIALPFVAYGGSSLLANWVVLALLLRISDDVTTRQLRQMEGEAVGVR; the protein is encoded by the coding sequence ATGACCCAGGTGCGTTCGCTCCGCCGTCGCGTCGAGCTCGGGCTCATCGTCCTCGCGACGATCATCGTCGCCTCGGCGTACGGCCTGGCCGGCCTCGGCGCCACGGCCTCGCTGCCCGCCGACATCATGGCGTTCCTCGGCCTCGTCCTCGCGCTCCTCGTCGGGGCCCACATCGCGGTGCGTCGCCTGGCGCCGAACGCCGACGGGCTCCTCCTGCCGATGGCCGGTCTGCTCAACGGCATCGGCTACGTGTTCGTCGCCCGCCTCGACCCGGAGCTCGCGGCGCCGCAGACCACCTGGATGGCGCTCGGTGTGGTCGCGTTCGTCGTCACCCTGTTCGTCGTCCGTCGGCCCCGGGACCTCGAGCGCTACCGCTACACGTTCCTCCTCATCGGCATTGGGCTGCTCCTCGTGCCGTTCGTGCCCGGCATCGGCTACTCGAACCAGGGCGCCACCATCTGGGCGCGGATCGGCCCGATCAGCTTCCAGCCCGGCGAGTTCGCCAAGCTCGCCCTGACGATCTTCTTCGCCGGCTACCTCGTCGAGCGCCGCGAGCTCCTCGCCGTGAGCACGTTCCGCGTGGGTCCGCTCATGCTCCCCGACCCCAAGCACCTCGGGCCGCTGCTGCTCGCGTGGACCGGTGCCCTCGGGATCATGGTGTTCCAGAACGAGCTCGGGTCGAGCCTCCTCCTCTTCACGGTGTTCCTCGTCCTCGTGTGGGTGGCCACCGAGCGCCTCTCGTACCTGGTCCTCGGCGGGCTGCTCTTCGCCGGCGGCGCGGCCGCGGCGGTGACGCAGTTCGGCCACGTCGGTCGGCGCATCGAGGCGTGGCTCGACCCGTGGGGGGACCCCGACGTCACCCGGGACTCGGCGTACCAGGTCGTGCAGGCCGCCTACGCCATGGCCCACGGGGGGCTCACCGGCACCGGCATCGGCCTCGGCAACCCCGGCGTCATCCCCGTCGTCACCACCGACATGATCTTCGCCGCCATCGGCGAGGAGCTCGGACTCGTCGGCGCGACCGCCGTCCTCATCGCCTTCCTGCTGTTCGTCGGCGCCGGCCTGCGCACCGCGGTCGCCGCCGAGCAGCCCTTCGAGAAGCTGCTCGCCACCGGCCTCTCGACGCTCATCGCCATCCAGGCGTTCATCATCATCGGCGGCGTCATCAGGGTGCTGCCCCTCACGGGCATCGCCCTCCCGTTCGTCGCCTACGGCGGATCGTCGCTGCTCGCCAACTGGGTCGTGCTCGCGCTCCTCCTGCGCATCTCCGACGACGTCACGACGCGCCAGCTGCGCCAGATGGAGGGAGAGGCGGTGGGTGTCCGGTGA
- a CDS encoding PP2C family protein-serine/threonine phosphatase: MIRFAVGAVSDVGKRRTLNEDCALVSERVVAVADGMGGHAGGEVASEVAIEALRVAIADPDVPTLADAVVRANAAVWERAEAPELRGMGTTLCALALVVPDDDVDPSDVDPADPDASDPDAPHPNDAAVAGAAEPGPRLALTNVGDSRAYRLVGGSLEQLTEDHSLVEGLVREGRITSEEAAVHPHRNVVTRVLGIAEFVDIDAWELTPEVGDRFLLCSDGLFNEVDANRIAATLRRLADPQEAAHELVSMANQAGGRDNVTVVVADVVDDDGELAAGFGDRVVRSRREVADMAGFTAIVDEAAVVAPGEDAPRSRSLLPRRERRAERTAPRFTLRTAGFLLLFVGVFVVAGLAVAWYGQGGYFVAADEDTGEVAVFEGRPGGFLWFQPSLVESTGVQLTELTPVLQERISSEPQFASFDEAEAYLANVAEQQAAARPTTTTTSTTSTSTTSTTSTTVDAGSSPAAP, from the coding sequence ATGATCCGCTTCGCGGTCGGTGCGGTCTCCGACGTCGGCAAGCGGCGGACGCTCAACGAGGACTGCGCGCTCGTGAGCGAGCGGGTCGTCGCGGTGGCCGACGGCATGGGTGGACACGCCGGCGGCGAGGTGGCGAGCGAGGTCGCGATCGAGGCGCTACGAGTCGCCATCGCCGACCCCGACGTGCCCACGCTCGCCGACGCCGTCGTGCGAGCCAACGCCGCGGTGTGGGAGCGGGCCGAGGCCCCGGAGCTGCGGGGCATGGGCACGACGCTGTGCGCCCTCGCACTCGTCGTGCCCGACGACGACGTCGACCCGAGCGACGTCGACCCGGCCGACCCCGACGCGTCCGACCCCGACGCGCCCCACCCGAACGACGCGGCGGTGGCCGGCGCCGCCGAGCCGGGTCCCCGCCTCGCCCTCACCAACGTCGGCGACTCCCGCGCCTACCGGCTCGTCGGCGGATCGCTCGAGCAGCTGACCGAGGACCACTCCCTCGTCGAGGGGCTCGTCCGCGAGGGCCGCATCACCAGCGAGGAGGCGGCGGTCCACCCGCACCGCAACGTCGTCACGCGCGTCCTCGGCATCGCCGAGTTCGTCGACATCGACGCGTGGGAGCTGACCCCCGAGGTCGGCGACCGCTTCCTCCTCTGCAGTGACGGGCTCTTCAACGAGGTCGACGCCAACCGGATCGCGGCCACGCTGCGCCGGCTCGCCGACCCGCAGGAGGCGGCGCACGAGCTGGTCAGCATGGCGAACCAGGCGGGCGGGCGCGACAACGTCACCGTCGTGGTCGCCGACGTCGTCGACGACGACGGCGAGCTGGCCGCGGGCTTCGGCGACCGCGTCGTGCGCTCCCGCCGGGAGGTCGCCGACATGGCCGGGTTCACCGCCATCGTCGACGAGGCGGCCGTCGTCGCGCCGGGCGAGGACGCGCCGCGCAGCAGGTCGCTGCTCCCACGGCGGGAGCGTCGTGCCGAGCGGACCGCCCCGCGGTTCACCCTGCGCACGGCCGGCTTCCTCCTGCTCTTCGTCGGGGTGTTCGTCGTCGCCGGGCTCGCCGTGGCCTGGTACGGCCAGGGCGGCTACTTCGTCGCCGCCGACGAGGACACCGGTGAGGTGGCGGTGTTCGAGGGCCGCCCGGGCGGGTTCCTTTGGTTCCAGCCGTCGCTCGTGGAGTCCACCGGGGTCCAGCTGACCGAGCTCACCCCCGTGCTGCAGGAGCGCATCAGCAGCGAACCGCAGTTCGCGTCCTTCGACGAGGCCGAGGCGTACCTCGCCAACGTCGCCGAGCAGCAGGCCGCCGCCCGGCCGACCACCACCACCACGTCCACGACCTCGACGTCCACCACCTCGACGACGTCCACCACCGTCGACGCCGGGTCGTCGCCCGCCGCGCCATGA
- a CDS encoding FHA domain-containing protein: MSEPLLDILKYCLLALLYLFFLRVLQAVWVEVSGPKQRAARSARPRQAAAPAAPSGRAKGRRGAAPSVLRVIEPEAERGRSFPLADELTVGRAAGCQVTLDDTYVSQLHARVFRREGKLFVEDLGSTNGTYLNRAKVAGPMVMSSGDRLQVGSVVLELA, encoded by the coding sequence GTGTCGGAGCCCCTGCTGGACATCCTCAAGTACTGCCTCCTGGCCCTCCTGTACCTCTTCTTCCTCCGCGTCCTCCAGGCCGTGTGGGTCGAGGTGAGCGGGCCGAAGCAGCGCGCGGCCCGTTCCGCCCGACCCCGCCAGGCGGCGGCGCCGGCGGCCCCGAGCGGTCGGGCCAAGGGGCGCCGCGGCGCGGCGCCCAGCGTGCTGCGCGTGATCGAGCCCGAGGCCGAGCGTGGCCGGTCGTTCCCGCTGGCCGACGAGCTGACCGTCGGCCGGGCCGCCGGGTGCCAGGTGACGCTGGACGACACCTACGTCTCCCAGCTCCACGCCCGGGTGTTCCGCCGCGAGGGGAAGCTGTTCGTCGAGGACCTCGGCTCGACCAACGGCACGTACCTGAACCGGGCGAAGGTGGCCGGGCCGATGGTGATGTCGTCGGGCGATCGGCTCCAGGTGGGGTCGGTCGTCCTGGAGCTCGCATGA
- a CDS encoding FhaA domain-containing protein: protein MGLQGFERRLERMVEGVFARAFKSGLRPVELGRKVVRVMDDHRSVDVRGRKVVPNSFTVHLSAEDHEQFADIEDTLVRELCDAAREHARDEGYSFMGPVSVEMVVDERLRTGMSRVEGRLREGPGGGGAGSLLLPTGERVVLGEYVVTIGRMPDSTVVLADPNVSRNHAEVRPQGDGYVVVDLGSTNGTRVNGVKVTQQELRDGDDLTFGNTRMTFTAS, encoded by the coding sequence ATGGGGTTGCAGGGGTTCGAACGTCGGCTCGAGCGCATGGTCGAAGGCGTGTTCGCCCGGGCCTTCAAGTCGGGCCTGCGCCCCGTCGAGCTCGGCCGCAAGGTCGTGCGCGTCATGGACGACCACCGCTCCGTCGACGTCCGTGGCCGCAAGGTCGTGCCCAACTCGTTCACGGTGCACCTCTCGGCCGAGGACCACGAGCAGTTCGCCGACATCGAGGACACGCTCGTCCGTGAGCTGTGCGACGCCGCGCGCGAGCACGCCCGGGACGAGGGCTACTCGTTCATGGGCCCGGTCTCGGTGGAGATGGTCGTCGACGAGCGGCTCCGCACCGGCATGTCGCGGGTCGAGGGCCGCCTGCGCGAGGGTCCGGGCGGGGGCGGCGCCGGGTCGCTGCTGCTGCCCACCGGCGAGCGGGTCGTGCTCGGCGAGTACGTCGTCACCATCGGCCGGATGCCCGACTCCACGGTCGTGCTCGCCGACCCCAACGTGAGCCGCAACCACGCCGAGGTCCGACCCCAGGGCGACGGCTACGTCGTGGTCGACCTCGGCTCCACCAACGGCACCCGCGTCAACGGGGTGAAGGTCACCCAGCAGGAGCTGCGGGACGGCGACGACCTCACGTTCGGCAACACGCGGATGACGTTCACCGCGTCGTGA
- a CDS encoding QcrA and Rieske domain-containing protein has protein sequence MGVHVIDAEDEEAERPPRRRTIVRLLAFVIAGAVVLALVMGATYLFVDLGEETDGRTALALPLLGDVVGATLDDGTAVWVVHDIDGDVRVLRARDVADESVQTHVWAVSYCPTTGRFESYWGAQFDMEGRRLGGPAPTGLGVYDVEVTDDDQVLVGTLATDDAGRAEVDEVGQPSNLSCDGEGPAIHHPLWEPL, from the coding sequence ATGGGCGTGCACGTGATCGACGCCGAGGACGAGGAGGCCGAGCGGCCGCCGCGCCGTCGCACGATCGTCCGCCTGCTCGCCTTCGTCATCGCCGGAGCGGTGGTCCTCGCCCTGGTGATGGGCGCGACCTACCTGTTCGTCGACCTCGGCGAGGAGACCGACGGCCGCACCGCGCTGGCGCTGCCGCTGCTCGGCGACGTCGTCGGGGCCACGCTCGACGACGGCACCGCCGTGTGGGTCGTGCACGACATCGACGGCGACGTCCGGGTGCTGCGAGCGCGCGACGTGGCCGACGAGTCGGTGCAGACCCACGTGTGGGCGGTGAGCTACTGCCCGACGACGGGTCGCTTCGAGTCCTACTGGGGTGCCCAGTTCGACATGGAGGGGCGGCGCCTCGGCGGGCCCGCGCCCACCGGCCTCGGTGTCTACGACGTCGAGGTGACCGATGACGACCAGGTCCTGGTCGGCACGCTCGCCACCGACGACGCGGGTCGAGCCGAGGTCGACGAGGTCGGGCAGCCGAGCAACCTCAGCTGCGACGGCGAGGGCCCGGCGATCCACCACCCCCTGTGGGAGCCGCTCTAG
- a CDS encoding aldo/keto reductase, which translates to MDHRFLGRTGLRVSPLCLGTMNFGGSADEATGHRIMDAALDNGVNFVDTADVYAGNETERIIGRWFATGDRRRERTVLATKVYGGRSDWPNDTKLSAKHIRQACEDSLRRLQTDHIDLYQMHHVDRDTPWDEIWQAMDLLVQQGKVLYVGSSNFAGWHVVQAIEAARGRHSVGLVSEQSLYNLNARTVELEVLPACEAYGVAVLPWSPLGGGLLAGVLGDAGEGRRSSERTQQAVERHRDRLEAWEALCAELGHEPSQVALAWLLHQPAVTAPIIGPRTLEQVDGGLAALDITLDQATLDRLDEIFPGPGGAAPEAYAW; encoded by the coding sequence ATGGACCACCGCTTCCTCGGCCGCACCGGGCTCCGCGTGAGCCCCCTCTGCCTCGGCACCATGAACTTCGGGGGGTCGGCCGACGAGGCCACGGGCCATCGGATCATGGACGCCGCGCTCGACAACGGGGTGAACTTCGTCGACACCGCCGACGTCTACGCCGGCAACGAGACCGAGCGGATCATCGGCCGCTGGTTCGCCACCGGCGACCGGCGCCGGGAGCGGACCGTCCTCGCCACCAAGGTCTACGGCGGCCGCAGCGACTGGCCGAACGATACGAAGCTGTCCGCCAAGCACATCCGCCAGGCCTGCGAGGACAGCCTCCGGCGCCTCCAGACCGACCACATCGACCTCTACCAGATGCACCACGTCGACCGGGACACGCCGTGGGACGAGATCTGGCAGGCGATGGACCTCCTCGTCCAGCAGGGCAAGGTGCTCTACGTCGGCAGCTCGAACTTCGCCGGGTGGCACGTCGTGCAGGCGATCGAGGCGGCGCGTGGGCGTCACTCCGTCGGCCTCGTGTCCGAGCAGAGCCTCTACAACCTGAACGCCCGCACCGTGGAGCTCGAGGTCCTGCCGGCGTGCGAGGCCTACGGCGTGGCGGTGCTGCCGTGGAGCCCGCTCGGTGGCGGGCTGCTCGCCGGCGTCCTCGGCGACGCAGGCGAGGGCCGCCGCAGCAGCGAACGCACCCAGCAGGCCGTCGAGCGCCACCGCGACCGGCTCGAGGCGTGGGAGGCCCTGTGCGCCGAGCTCGGCCACGAGCCGTCGCAGGTGGCGCTGGCGTGGCTGCTCCACCAGCCGGCGGTGACCGCGCCGATCATCGGCCCCCGCACCCTGGAGCAGGTCGACGGGGGGCTCGCCGCGCTCGACATCACCCTCGACCAGGCGACCCTCGACCGGCTGGACGAGATCTTCCCCGGCCCCGGCGGCGCGGCCCCCGAGGCCTACGCCTGGTAG
- a CDS encoding S-layer homology domain-containing protein, which translates to MGTRRWRVVAVGVVALLVASVAAAPGVGADTVWWTPVERPGRFSELALTADGRVMAFGPSHLGRVEVSLQSRNGQWGPPTVLLPGDGYSKVELVVGAHEGDTYVLWTAYSRAYNSSPIAGGARLRGNAWSSLPTQSISGELGDVAMGPDGSIVVVRATGQHDSQVMVTRFDGTSWSEPERLDTGDLSYHTVDVEVAADGSVVVAGTVLSDSQWVLHASVDRGHGWEAPRRLSDGGMGHLAMASTSSGEVVAVYSDRGELESSTLSAVTYADGVWSSPQVVVDAEGLNRPVLEVEPDGALTLGVVAVRPPQGSAAAGTLRVLWTRRVGGTWSPVAEAVRMPFGRGSSRELALAVGPDGTAALVVRLAAVEHGGNHTMMSVRPRGKGWLDPFETELGAGDPAVAVDGAGLVHVASSDHNSGMQYRVILVMPFSDVAPYAYYASAVVWAADLGLTTGVGGSDEFQPDRAITRAEAITALWRHAGRPGSRPSSFIDVPRAAFYTAAVDWAASTGLTTGVGGLNVFEPDRTITRAELLTLLWRSAGSPSAPAAGFTDVVPGGFYARAVDWARHEGITTGVGGTNRFEPDRNITRAEAFTFLFRAEMSGVAVASAVDPLDAMTPSRSFAVATRSDVGP; encoded by the coding sequence ATGGGCACGCGGCGATGGCGAGTGGTGGCGGTCGGTGTCGTCGCGCTGCTGGTGGCGAGCGTGGCGGCCGCACCGGGCGTTGGGGCGGACACGGTGTGGTGGACGCCTGTCGAACGCCCCGGCAGGTTCTCGGAGCTGGCACTCACCGCCGACGGTCGGGTGATGGCGTTCGGCCCCAGCCACCTCGGCCGGGTGGAGGTCAGCCTCCAGTCGCGCAACGGGCAGTGGGGACCGCCAACCGTCCTGCTGCCCGGCGACGGGTACAGCAAGGTGGAGCTGGTCGTCGGTGCACACGAGGGCGACACCTATGTCCTGTGGACGGCGTACTCGCGCGCGTACAACTCCTCTCCGATCGCCGGCGGCGCCCGCCTCCGTGGCAACGCCTGGTCCTCGCTCCCGACCCAATCGATCAGCGGGGAGCTCGGTGATGTGGCGATGGGGCCCGACGGTTCGATCGTCGTGGTGCGCGCGACCGGCCAGCACGACTCGCAGGTGATGGTGACGCGCTTCGATGGGACGAGCTGGTCGGAACCGGAGCGCCTCGACACGGGTGACCTCAGCTACCACACGGTCGATGTCGAGGTGGCGGCCGACGGCTCGGTCGTCGTTGCGGGCACCGTGCTGTCGGACTCGCAGTGGGTCCTACACGCGTCCGTGGATCGCGGGCACGGCTGGGAGGCGCCGCGGCGCCTCTCCGACGGCGGGATGGGGCACCTCGCCATGGCGTCCACCTCCAGCGGAGAGGTCGTCGCCGTCTACAGCGATCGGGGCGAGCTGGAGTCGTCCACACTGAGCGCAGTGACGTACGCGGACGGCGTGTGGTCGAGCCCGCAGGTCGTCGTCGACGCCGAAGGGCTGAATCGTCCCGTGCTCGAAGTCGAGCCCGACGGAGCTCTCACGCTCGGCGTCGTCGCCGTACGGCCGCCTCAGGGTTCGGCCGCGGCAGGAACCCTTCGGGTCCTATGGACTCGCCGTGTCGGCGGTACCTGGTCCCCAGTGGCCGAGGCAGTGCGCATGCCCTTCGGGCGCGGGTCATCTCGGGAGCTTGCGCTCGCGGTCGGACCAGACGGCACGGCCGCGCTGGTGGTCCGATTGGCCGCGGTGGAACACGGGGGGAACCACACGATGATGTCCGTGCGCCCTCGCGGGAAGGGGTGGCTCGACCCGTTCGAGACCGAGCTGGGTGCAGGCGACCCCGCCGTCGCGGTCGACGGAGCGGGTCTCGTCCACGTCGCCAGCTCGGACCACAACTCGGGCATGCAGTACCGGGTGATCCTCGTCATGCCCTTCAGCGACGTCGCGCCGTACGCGTACTACGCATCTGCCGTGGTGTGGGCCGCAGACCTCGGACTGACTACAGGCGTCGGTGGGAGCGACGAGTTCCAGCCGGACCGGGCGATCACCCGTGCCGAGGCGATCACGGCTCTGTGGCGGCACGCCGGACGACCCGGGTCTCGACCGTCGTCGTTCATCGACGTGCCGCGTGCTGCGTTCTACACAGCGGCGGTCGACTGGGCTGCGTCGACCGGGCTCACCACCGGCGTCGGTGGGCTGAACGTGTTCGAGCCCGACCGCACGATCACGCGCGCAGAGCTGCTGACCCTGTTGTGGCGCAGCGCGGGCTCACCGTCCGCGCCTGCCGCCGGTTTCACCGATGTCGTCCCGGGAGGCTTCTACGCCCGGGCGGTCGACTGGGCCAGGCACGAGGGGATCACCACCGGTGTGGGCGGCACGAACCGGTTCGAACCGGATCGGAACATCACACGGGCTGAGGCCTTCACATTCCTGTTCCGCGCGGAGATGAGCGGGGTCGCGGTCGCCTCAGCCGTCGATCCGCTGGATGCGATGACGCCGTCCCGGTCGTTCGCCGTCGCCACCCGTTCGGACGTCGGTCCCTAG
- a CDS encoding DoxX family protein has protein sequence MGLGRLFARIVIGGLFAAHGLQKLAGWFGGPGREGTEQMAEHLDLRPARANALLVGGVETAGGALVVAGAATPVAAAGLIGTMVTAIRKVHLANGPWATKGGYEFNLTLIAALVALAETGPGPLSVDRVLGTERRGPAWALGALAVGAAASSAVVAVGSRWPEDAPPAAPAASASADDTSSGAASTDAGPGRPADGAEPTRQELYEEARRLGIPGRSKMDKDALARAIAEHS, from the coding sequence ATGGGTCTGGGTCGACTGTTCGCGCGCATCGTCATCGGGGGGCTGTTCGCCGCCCACGGCCTCCAGAAGCTCGCGGGGTGGTTCGGCGGTCCCGGCCGGGAGGGGACCGAGCAGATGGCCGAGCACCTCGACCTGCGGCCAGCGCGGGCCAACGCCCTGCTGGTCGGCGGGGTGGAGACGGCGGGCGGCGCCCTGGTCGTGGCCGGCGCCGCCACGCCCGTCGCCGCCGCCGGTCTGATCGGCACGATGGTCACGGCCATCCGCAAGGTGCACCTGGCCAACGGGCCGTGGGCGACGAAGGGCGGCTACGAGTTCAACCTCACGCTCATCGCCGCCCTGGTGGCGCTCGCCGAGACCGGCCCCGGTCCGCTGTCGGTCGACCGGGTGCTCGGCACCGAGCGCCGCGGACCGGCCTGGGCCCTCGGGGCGCTGGCGGTCGGCGCCGCGGCGTCGAGCGCCGTGGTCGCCGTGGGGTCCCGCTGGCCCGAGGACGCCCCGCCCGCCGCGCCGGCGGCGAGCGCCTCGGCCGACGACACGTCGTCCGGTGCCGCCTCGACCGACGCCGGACCAGGACGGCCCGCCGACGGCGCCGAGCCGACCCGCCAGGAGCTCTACGAGGAGGCCCGGCGGCTCGGCATCCCCGGCCGTTCGAAGATGGACAAGGACGCGCTCGCACGCGCCATCGCCGAGCACAGCTGA